Proteins found in one Oryza glaberrima chromosome 4, OglaRS2, whole genome shotgun sequence genomic segment:
- the LOC127769500 gene encoding chloroplastic lipocalin isoform X3 yields MPCCFACFHLSTLSETFVQPKLCQVAVVAAIDKAAVPLKFDSPSDDGGTGLMMKGMTAKNFDPIRYSGRWFEVASLKRGFAGQGQEDCHCTQGVYSFDEKSRSIQVDTFCVHGGPDGYITGIRGRVQCLSEEDMASAETDLERQEMIKGKCFLRFPTLPFIPKEPYDVLATDYDNYAVVSGAKDTSFIQIYSRTPNPGPEFIEKYKSYAANFGYDPSKIKDTPQDCEVMSTDQLGLMMSMPGMTEALTNQFPDLKLSAPVAFNPFTSVFDTLKKLVELYFK; encoded by the exons ATGCCTTGCTGCTTCGCTTGTTTTCATCTCTCCACCTTGTCAG AGACCTTTGTACAGCCAAAATTGTGCCAGGTTGCTGTGGTAGCAGCCATCGACAAGGCTGCGGTTCCTCTGAAATTCGATAGCCCTTCTGATGATGGCGGCACAGGTTTGATGATGAAGGGTATGACTGCCAAGAACTTTGACCCAATTCGCTACTCTGGTAGATGGTTCGAAGTAGCATCGCTGAAACGTGGCTTTGCTGGTCAGGGACAAGAGGACTGTCACTGTACTCAG GGGGTGTATTCATTTGATGAGAAATCACGCTCAATCCAGGTGGACACATTCTGTGTTCATGGTGGACCTGATGGTTACATCACCGGTATTCGGGGAAGGGTGCAATGCCTGTCCGAAGAGGACATGGCGAGTGCTGAGACAGATCTTGAAAGGCAGGAGATGATCAAGGGGAAATGCTTTCTCCGTTTCCCCACACTACCATTCATACCCAAGGAACCTTATGATGTGCTTGCAACCGATTATGACAATTACGCCGTTGTGTCTGGTGCTAAAGACACAAGCTTTATCCAG ATATACTCAAGAACACCTAATCCTGGACCAGAATTCATCGAGAAGTACAAGTCCTACGCTGCCAACTTCGGTTATGATCCGAGCAAGATCAAGGACACCCCACAGGATTGCGAGGTGATGTCCACGGACCAGCTTGGTCTGATGATGTCAATGCCTGGGATGACTGAGGCTTTGACGAATCAGTTCCCAGACCTGAAGCTGAGTGCACCTGTTGCATTCAACCCATTCACAAGTGTGTTTGACACCCTGAAGAAACTTGTAGAACTGTACTTCAAGTAA
- the LOC127769500 gene encoding chloroplastic lipocalin isoform X2 produces MPCCFACFHLSTLSVDQAIPAETFVQPKLCQVAVVAAIDKAAVPLKFDSPSDDGGTGLMMKGMTAKNFDPIRYSGRWFEVASLKRGFAGQGQEDCHCTQGVYSFDEKSRSIQVDTFCVHGGPDGYITGIRGRVQCLSEEDMASAETDLERQEMIKGKCFLRFPTLPFIPKEPYDVLATDYDNYAVVSGAKDTSFIQIYSRTPNPGPEFIEKYKSYAANFGYDPSKIKDTPQDCEVMSTDQLGLMMSMPGMTEALTNQFPDLKLSAPVAFNPFTSVFDTLKKLVELYFK; encoded by the exons ATGCCTTGCTGCTTCGCTTGTTTTCATCTCTCCACCTTGTCAG TTGACCAGGCTATCCCTGCAGAGACCTTTGTACAGCCAAAATTGTGCCAGGTTGCTGTGGTAGCAGCCATCGACAAGGCTGCGGTTCCTCTGAAATTCGATAGCCCTTCTGATGATGGCGGCACAGGTTTGATGATGAAGGGTATGACTGCCAAGAACTTTGACCCAATTCGCTACTCTGGTAGATGGTTCGAAGTAGCATCGCTGAAACGTGGCTTTGCTGGTCAGGGACAAGAGGACTGTCACTGTACTCAG GGGGTGTATTCATTTGATGAGAAATCACGCTCAATCCAGGTGGACACATTCTGTGTTCATGGTGGACCTGATGGTTACATCACCGGTATTCGGGGAAGGGTGCAATGCCTGTCCGAAGAGGACATGGCGAGTGCTGAGACAGATCTTGAAAGGCAGGAGATGATCAAGGGGAAATGCTTTCTCCGTTTCCCCACACTACCATTCATACCCAAGGAACCTTATGATGTGCTTGCAACCGATTATGACAATTACGCCGTTGTGTCTGGTGCTAAAGACACAAGCTTTATCCAG ATATACTCAAGAACACCTAATCCTGGACCAGAATTCATCGAGAAGTACAAGTCCTACGCTGCCAACTTCGGTTATGATCCGAGCAAGATCAAGGACACCCCACAGGATTGCGAGGTGATGTCCACGGACCAGCTTGGTCTGATGATGTCAATGCCTGGGATGACTGAGGCTTTGACGAATCAGTTCCCAGACCTGAAGCTGAGTGCACCTGTTGCATTCAACCCATTCACAAGTGTGTTTGACACCCTGAAGAAACTTGTAGAACTGTACTTCAAGTAA
- the LOC127769500 gene encoding chloroplastic lipocalin isoform X1 — MVLALLLGSSSSSLAAPHPACSSRRKCRPAGRNNFRCSLHDKVPLNAHGVLSTKLLSCLAASLVFISPPCQAIPAETFVQPKLCQVAVVAAIDKAAVPLKFDSPSDDGGTGLMMKGMTAKNFDPIRYSGRWFEVASLKRGFAGQGQEDCHCTQGVYSFDEKSRSIQVDTFCVHGGPDGYITGIRGRVQCLSEEDMASAETDLERQEMIKGKCFLRFPTLPFIPKEPYDVLATDYDNYAVVSGAKDTSFIQIYSRTPNPGPEFIEKYKSYAANFGYDPSKIKDTPQDCEVMSTDQLGLMMSMPGMTEALTNQFPDLKLSAPVAFNPFTSVFDTLKKLVELYFK, encoded by the exons aTGGTTCTCGCTCTGCTGTTgggctcctcctcttcttctcttgcGGCGCCACACCCTGCTTGCTCTTCCAG GAGAAAATGCAGACCCGCTGGACGAAATAATTTCAGATGCTCTCTGCATGACAAGGTGCCACTGAATGCTCATGGAGTATTATCCACAAAATTGCTCTCATGCCTTGCTGCTTCGCTTGTTTTCATCTCTCCACCTTGTCAG GCTATCCCTGCAGAGACCTTTGTACAGCCAAAATTGTGCCAGGTTGCTGTGGTAGCAGCCATCGACAAGGCTGCGGTTCCTCTGAAATTCGATAGCCCTTCTGATGATGGCGGCACAGGTTTGATGATGAAGGGTATGACTGCCAAGAACTTTGACCCAATTCGCTACTCTGGTAGATGGTTCGAAGTAGCATCGCTGAAACGTGGCTTTGCTGGTCAGGGACAAGAGGACTGTCACTGTACTCAG GGGGTGTATTCATTTGATGAGAAATCACGCTCAATCCAGGTGGACACATTCTGTGTTCATGGTGGACCTGATGGTTACATCACCGGTATTCGGGGAAGGGTGCAATGCCTGTCCGAAGAGGACATGGCGAGTGCTGAGACAGATCTTGAAAGGCAGGAGATGATCAAGGGGAAATGCTTTCTCCGTTTCCCCACACTACCATTCATACCCAAGGAACCTTATGATGTGCTTGCAACCGATTATGACAATTACGCCGTTGTGTCTGGTGCTAAAGACACAAGCTTTATCCAG ATATACTCAAGAACACCTAATCCTGGACCAGAATTCATCGAGAAGTACAAGTCCTACGCTGCCAACTTCGGTTATGATCCGAGCAAGATCAAGGACACCCCACAGGATTGCGAGGTGATGTCCACGGACCAGCTTGGTCTGATGATGTCAATGCCTGGGATGACTGAGGCTTTGACGAATCAGTTCCCAGACCTGAAGCTGAGTGCACCTGTTGCATTCAACCCATTCACAAGTGTGTTTGACACCCTGAAGAAACTTGTAGAACTGTACTTCAAGTAA